A genomic window from Cytobacillus suaedae includes:
- the dnaI gene encoding primosomal protein DnaI has product MEPINHSLKKLINNDKFKNRFDSLKREVLSHPHIKSFIEDHKEQITDDMITRSLGKLYEYINQSKECDKCASLEACKNMLQGYHPHLVLEGKIIGLNYDRCPRKILHDDRSKFKSLIKSMYIPKEILQASIDRIDLDDPARFKAISMAQDFVETYESANPGKGLYIYGPFGTGKTYILGAIANELASKNVQSMLIYVPEFMRELKGSLQDSSFSEKIEAVKKVPVLMLDDIGAESMSSWIRDDILGAILQYRMLENKPTFFTSNFDYTQLEHHLSFTQRGEEEQVKAARIMERIKYLAKPVELRGKNRRSE; this is encoded by the coding sequence ATGGAGCCCATTAATCATTCGTTAAAAAAATTAATTAATAATGACAAATTCAAAAATCGTTTTGATTCCTTAAAAAGGGAAGTATTAAGTCACCCTCACATTAAAAGCTTTATTGAAGACCATAAAGAACAGATTACGGATGATATGATAACTCGTAGTTTAGGGAAATTATATGAGTACATTAATCAGAGTAAGGAATGTGACAAATGTGCAAGCTTAGAGGCTTGCAAAAACATGCTTCAGGGTTATCATCCACACTTAGTACTTGAAGGCAAGATTATCGGTCTTAATTATGATCGATGTCCAAGGAAAATCCTGCATGATGATCGTTCTAAGTTCAAGTCATTAATTAAAAGTATGTATATACCTAAAGAAATTTTACAGGCTTCTATTGATCGTATTGATTTAGATGACCCTGCAAGATTTAAAGCCATCTCAATGGCGCAAGATTTTGTAGAAACGTATGAAAGTGCTAATCCGGGTAAGGGTTTGTATATTTATGGTCCATTCGGAACAGGGAAAACCTATATTCTTGGTGCGATTGCAAATGAGTTAGCCAGCAAAAATGTTCAGTCTATGCTTATCTACGTACCAGAGTTCATGAGAGAACTAAAAGGCTCATTACAGGATTCTTCTTTTTCGGAGAAAATTGAGGCAGTAAAAAAAGTACCAGTCTTAATGCTTGATGACATTGGGGCTGAATCAATGTCTAGTTGGATTCGAGATGATATCTTAGGAGCGATCCTTCAATATCGAATGTTAGAGAATAAGCCCACTTTCTTTACATCAAACTTTGATTATACTCAACTTGAACATCATCTTTCCTTTACACAACGAGGAGAGGAAGAACAAGTTAAGGCTGCTCGAATCATGGAGAGAATTAAATATTTAGCAAAACCGGTTGAATTAAGAGGCAAAAACCGACGGAGTGAATAG
- a CDS encoding replication initiation and membrane attachment family protein — MKQQHWKDLLPIDRYIVRSADMLNENDRKVLTLLYQPLIGTNCFSLYMTLWSELEQNRMWGEETTHHGLMAIMQSNLRDIYQERLKLEAIGLMKTFVNESDDNRLFIYDLQAPLTPKEFFTDGVLNIFLYNRLGKNKFMTLKRFFSGAEIDLQNFKPITKNFNEVFSSINPSEMAVNINEETTGNTQLDQNHSYFERQGKQEIHFSEDLFDFDLFFAGISEVMIPKKSITPKVQDAIKKLSFLYSIDPIQMQNIAMSAINHNEMIDIEKLRKAARDWYQFEHGDHLPALSEKVQPIPFQTLANREPESKEEKLIKQLETISPRNLLIDISGGAEPSSADMKIIEDVMFGQQLLPGVVNVLIYYVMLRSDMKLTKGYVEKLASHWSRKQIRTVPDAMTLAKQEHRQYQNWAKTKNEQKPSKRKAVRTEMLPDWLHQETSEKQEESSQNDFEHEKRELEERIKKFKKKST; from the coding sequence ATGAAACAACAACACTGGAAGGACCTACTGCCAATTGATCGTTATATTGTACGCTCTGCGGACATGCTAAATGAAAATGATCGAAAGGTACTCACTCTCCTTTATCAACCGTTAATTGGCACAAATTGTTTTAGCCTTTATATGACCCTTTGGAGTGAGTTAGAACAAAATCGTATGTGGGGAGAAGAAACCACACATCACGGTTTAATGGCTATTATGCAAAGTAACTTGAGGGACATATACCAAGAGAGATTGAAGCTTGAGGCAATTGGTCTAATGAAAACATTTGTTAATGAATCAGACGATAATCGCCTTTTTATATATGACTTACAGGCACCATTAACACCAAAAGAATTTTTTACTGACGGTGTTCTGAACATTTTCCTATACAATCGACTAGGAAAGAATAAATTTATGACGCTAAAACGTTTTTTTTCTGGAGCGGAAATTGATTTACAGAATTTTAAGCCCATTACGAAGAATTTTAATGAGGTATTTAGTTCGATAAATCCTTCTGAAATGGCAGTAAATATTAATGAAGAAACGACCGGGAATACACAGCTGGACCAAAATCATAGTTATTTCGAGCGACAAGGAAAGCAAGAAATTCACTTTAGTGAAGATCTATTTGATTTTGATTTGTTTTTTGCAGGTATATCCGAGGTTATGATACCCAAAAAATCGATTACACCAAAAGTGCAGGATGCAATAAAGAAACTATCATTTCTCTATTCTATTGATCCGATACAGATGCAAAATATTGCTATGAGTGCTATTAATCATAATGAAATGATTGATATTGAAAAGCTAAGGAAGGCAGCGAGGGATTGGTATCAGTTTGAACATGGAGATCATCTTCCGGCACTTTCGGAAAAAGTCCAGCCGATTCCTTTTCAAACCTTGGCTAATCGTGAGCCAGAGTCAAAAGAGGAGAAGTTAATTAAGCAACTTGAGACCATTTCTCCAAGGAATTTATTAATTGATATTTCAGGTGGGGCAGAACCATCATCTGCAGATATGAAAATTATTGAAGATGTTATGTTCGGGCAACAGCTACTACCTGGTGTTGTAAATGTTCTAATATACTATGTAATGCTACGTTCTGATATGAAGCTTACAAAAGGGTATGTAGAAAAGCTAGCCAGTCACTGGTCGCGAAAGCAAATACGAACTGTGCCTGATGCTATGACATTAGCAAAGCAAGAACATCGCCAATATCAAAATTGGGCAAAAACAAAAAATGAACAAAAGCCAAGTAAACGTAAGGCAGTTCGAACTGAAATGTTACCTGATTGGTTACATCAAGAAACTTCTGAAAAACAAGAAGAATCTAGTCAGAATGATTTCGAGCATGAGAAACGTGAATTAGAAGAAAGAATTAAGAAATTTAAAAAGAAATCGACGTAA
- the nrdR gene encoding transcriptional regulator NrdR, with the protein MKCPVCQNNGTRVLDSRPVDDSKSIRRRRECEKCLHRFTTFEKVEEIPLIVVKKEGIREEFSREKMLRGLIKACEKRPVSLKQLEDIAHDVEKELRNQGNSEVKSVEIGEMVMNRLSKIDEVAYVRFASVYRQFKDINVFIEELKELINKER; encoded by the coding sequence ATGAAGTGCCCAGTGTGTCAAAATAACGGAACTAGAGTACTTGATTCTCGCCCAGTCGATGATAGCAAATCAATTAGACGAAGACGAGAATGTGAAAAGTGTTTACATAGATTTACCACATTTGAAAAGGTTGAGGAAATACCTCTAATCGTCGTAAAAAAGGAAGGGATTCGAGAGGAATTTAGCCGCGAGAAAATGCTGCGTGGGCTAATTAAAGCCTGTGAGAAACGCCCTGTCTCTTTGAAACAATTAGAAGATATAGCACATGATGTAGAGAAAGAACTTAGAAATCAAGGCAACTCAGAAGTTAAAAGTGTAGAAATTGGTGAAATGGTGATGAACCGTTTATCAAAAATAGATGAGGTAGCCTACGTTCGCTTCGCATCTGTTTATCGACAATTTAAAGATATTAATGTTTTTATCGAGGAGCTCAAAGAGCTTATCAATAAAGAGAGATAG
- a CDS encoding cytosolic protein, with amino-acid sequence MGSLQSFFSNHCETSDKHRDPVLKSHYYKVTNKQAIQSVKDFINKQNGFTLTSISEERGEMSVSVAKKRKAFMVITVISVRPFETAIDFSVTTETSVLPMDFGYSKRLVQFMYKELDGILPLLNR; translated from the coding sequence ATGGGCAGCCTTCAATCATTTTTTAGTAATCATTGTGAAACAAGTGACAAACATAGAGATCCAGTACTTAAAAGCCATTATTATAAAGTAACAAATAAACAAGCCATTCAATCAGTTAAAGATTTTATTAATAAGCAAAATGGGTTTACCCTAACTTCTATTTCAGAAGAACGTGGAGAGATGAGCGTTTCCGTGGCTAAAAAGAGAAAAGCATTTATGGTTATTACAGTTATCTCTGTTAGACCATTTGAAACAGCTATAGACTTTTCGGTTACTACTGAAACGAGTGTATTACCTATGGATTTTGGGTATAGTAAGCGATTGGTTCAGTTTATGTATAAAGAATTAGACGGGATTCTTCCTCTACTAAACCGGTAA
- a CDS encoding S-adenosylmethionine decarboxylase proenzyme: METMGRHVISELWGCNFEKLNNMQEIERIFVDAALKSGAEVREVAFHKFAPQGVSGVVIISESHLTIHSFPEHGYASIDVYTCGDLDPNIAADHIAEALGAQTRENIELPRGMGPVQVKQAQAKAL, from the coding sequence ATGGAAACAATGGGTCGTCACGTAATTTCAGAATTATGGGGTTGTAATTTCGAAAAATTAAACAATATGCAAGAAATTGAAAGAATCTTTGTTGATGCAGCACTTAAATCAGGAGCTGAGGTTCGCGAGGTAGCATTCCACAAGTTTGCTCCACAAGGAGTAAGTGGAGTAGTTATCATTTCAGAATCACACTTAACAATTCATAGCTTTCCTGAGCATGGCTATGCTAGCATTGACGTTTATACATGTGGAGATTTAGATCCTAATATCGCTGCAGATCATATTGCTGAGGCACTTGGTGCTCAAACTCGTGAAAATATTGAATTACCACGTGGAATGGGTCCAGTACAAGTTAAACAAGCACAAGCGAAAGCACTTTAA
- a CDS encoding glyceraldehyde-3-phosphate dehydrogenase: protein MNPRIAINGFGRIGRMVFRKAIMENDLNVVAINASYPAETLAHLIKYDTNHGKFDGEVIAEEDALIVNGKRVKLLSSRDPLELPWKQLNIDIVIEATGKFNSKEKASLHMVAGAKKVILTAPGKNEDITIVMGVNEHELDTDVHNIISNASCTTNCLAPVAKVLDEQFGIENGLMTTVHAYTNDQNNIDNPHKDLRRARACAQSIIPTTTGAAKALTLVLPSLKGKLHGMALRVPTSNVSLVDLVVDLKRDVTIDDINDAFEAASHSSLQGILQYTTEPLVSIDFNTNPHSSIIDGLSTMVIGDRKVKVLAWYDNEWGYSCRVVDLAKHVASLMFRKSEVEVG from the coding sequence ATGAACCCAAGAATCGCTATTAACGGATTTGGACGAATTGGTAGAATGGTATTTAGAAAGGCTATTATGGAAAATGACTTAAATGTGGTAGCTATTAACGCTAGTTATCCAGCTGAAACACTAGCACATTTAATTAAATATGATACAAACCATGGCAAATTTGATGGGGAAGTCATTGCAGAAGAAGATGCTTTAATTGTGAACGGAAAACGAGTAAAGCTTTTGAGTTCTCGTGATCCATTAGAACTTCCTTGGAAACAGTTAAATATTGATATCGTAATCGAAGCTACAGGTAAATTTAATTCTAAAGAAAAAGCGAGCCTTCATATGGTAGCTGGCGCAAAAAAAGTAATCTTAACAGCACCTGGTAAGAATGAAGATATTACAATTGTAATGGGTGTTAATGAACACGAATTAGACACAGATGTTCATAACATTATTTCAAATGCTTCTTGTACAACTAACTGTTTAGCTCCAGTTGCAAAAGTATTAGATGAGCAATTTGGAATTGAAAATGGTTTGATGACAACTGTTCATGCTTACACAAATGACCAAAACAACATTGACAATCCTCATAAAGATTTAAGAAGAGCAAGAGCTTGTGCACAATCCATTATTCCTACTACAACTGGCGCAGCAAAAGCATTAACATTAGTGCTTCCTAGTTTAAAAGGAAAGTTACACGGCATGGCTTTACGTGTACCAACTTCTAATGTATCGCTAGTAGACCTAGTTGTGGACTTAAAGCGTGATGTAACTATTGATGACATTAATGATGCATTCGAGGCTGCTTCTCATAGTTCTTTACAAGGGATATTACAATATACAACTGAACCACTTGTTTCTATTGACTTTAACACGAACCCACATTCATCAATCATAGATGGATTATCAACAATGGTAATTGGTGATCGAAAAGTAAAAGTACTTGCGTGGTATGACAACGAGTGGGGTTACTCTTGCAGAGTAGTGGACCTTGCAAAACACGTTGCAAGTCTAATGTTTCGAAAATCAGAAGTAGAAGTTGGTTAA
- a CDS encoding dephospho-CoA kinase, with amino-acid sequence MALIIGLTGGIASGKSTVSKMLEELGLAIVDADKIAHQVVEIGKPAYKEIVKVFGERVLHPDLTINRPELGAIIFNDKQKREMLNNIVHPEVRREMLQQADHYIKNGATAVILDIPLLFESKLTHMVQKTILVYVDEDVQLKRLISRNGFTEAEARARISSQMPLVEKKPLADVILDNNGTIEHTRQQLLLILKKWNIA; translated from the coding sequence ATGGCACTTATAATTGGTCTAACTGGGGGAATTGCAAGTGGAAAAAGTACAGTTTCAAAGATGCTTGAGGAATTGGGACTTGCTATTGTTGATGCAGACAAAATAGCTCATCAAGTCGTTGAGATAGGAAAGCCTGCTTATAAAGAAATTGTAAAAGTATTTGGAGAGAGGGTACTACATCCCGATCTAACTATTAATCGCCCGGAACTTGGAGCTATTATATTTAATGACAAACAAAAGCGGGAGATGTTAAATAACATCGTACACCCCGAGGTTCGAAGAGAAATGCTTCAACAAGCTGATCACTATATAAAAAATGGAGCTACAGCCGTTATATTGGATATACCCCTTTTATTTGAAAGTAAATTAACCCACATGGTTCAAAAAACAATTCTTGTATATGTTGATGAGGATGTTCAATTGAAAAGACTTATATCGCGAAACGGATTTACAGAAGCCGAAGCAAGGGCACGGATTTCTTCACAGATGCCTTTGGTTGAAAAGAAACCTTTAGCTGATGTGATTCTTGATAATAATGGCACAATTGAACATACAAGACAGCAATTATTACTTATATTGAAAAAATGGAATATAGCCTAG
- the ytaF gene encoding sporulation membrane protein YtaF, which yields MTQYLSLVLLAFAVSLDSFSVGFTYGLRKMKIPFKSIVIIACCSALTLLLAMGVGSTIATVISPGAAEKIGGLVLVGIGAWVLFQFFKPSKQSEEQVEEKVLLKFEIKSLGVVINILRKPMVADFDKSGTITGVEAFMLGLALSLDAFGAGIGAALLGYSPWIMATCVAIMSSLFVTLGIYSGSTFSDSKWIQKFSFLPGVMLIMIGIWKF from the coding sequence ATGACTCAATATTTGTCACTAGTCTTATTAGCGTTTGCTGTTAGTCTTGATAGCTTTAGTGTAGGTTTCACATATGGATTACGTAAGATGAAAATTCCATTTAAATCAATTGTAATTATTGCTTGTTGCTCCGCTCTTACACTGCTGTTAGCTATGGGAGTTGGTAGTACAATCGCCACTGTAATATCACCAGGCGCTGCTGAAAAAATTGGAGGCTTGGTGTTAGTCGGTATCGGAGCTTGGGTGTTGTTTCAATTTTTTAAGCCTTCCAAGCAGTCAGAAGAACAAGTAGAAGAAAAGGTGCTTCTTAAGTTTGAAATTAAATCACTAGGCGTTGTTATTAATATTTTGAGAAAGCCCATGGTTGCAGATTTTGATAAATCTGGAACAATAACTGGTGTAGAGGCTTTTATGCTCGGCCTAGCACTTTCATTAGATGCTTTTGGAGCAGGTATTGGAGCAGCTCTGCTGGGGTATTCTCCTTGGATAATGGCGACTTGTGTAGCAATCATGAGTTCATTATTTGTAACCTTAGGAATTTATAGTGGAAGTACCTTTTCAGATAGTAAATGGATACAAAAATTTTCATTCTTACCTGGTGTGATGCTAATTATGATTGGAATTTGGAAGTTTTAA
- a CDS encoding site-specific integrase: protein MRDNTIKRDEKRGTYYFVISAGYKEDGTRRQIKRSGFRTIKLAKLEYNKIISDLETGNHVDLSHITLGEYLIEWLEDREVMMVRSSHSRYRRLIQNNIVPVLGHLKIQEVKPKHIQKAVTYYIKEMKLVITSVQLILIVLKHAFKKAMGEKLVKENPVLYVERPKVKGKTKHTIWNKGHIQEFLALRREPGYRNYRKNYTIILTALLTGMRRGEVLGLQWEDINLKEKTLTIRRILDDLNSIEDRTKTVTSTRTIIIPDLLVSELEQHLQFQMNEKENYEKNTGNTYNPYNLVFCTRNGKPTTPATVTRLLRVLTDKSNLPKIRFHDLRHSHASLLVQENQNIKGIQQRLGHANISETLDTYTQVGIDIQQPLSDKFDELFTVTKM, encoded by the coding sequence ATGAGAGACAATACAATTAAAAGAGATGAAAAAAGGGGCACATATTATTTTGTAATTAGTGCTGGATATAAAGAGGATGGGACAAGAAGGCAAATAAAACGAAGTGGCTTCAGAACAATAAAGCTTGCTAAGCTAGAATATAATAAAATAATATCAGATTTGGAAACAGGGAACCATGTTGACTTATCACATATTACATTGGGAGAATATCTCATTGAATGGCTTGAAGACCGGGAAGTTATGATGGTGAGAAGTAGCCATTCTAGATACAGACGACTTATTCAAAATAACATCGTACCTGTTCTTGGTCACTTGAAAATACAAGAGGTTAAGCCTAAACATATCCAAAAAGCAGTGACATATTATATAAAAGAAATGAAACTTGTTATCACCTCAGTTCAACTGATTCTAATTGTTCTTAAACATGCATTTAAGAAAGCAATGGGTGAAAAGTTAGTGAAAGAAAATCCTGTGTTATATGTAGAAAGGCCAAAGGTAAAAGGTAAGACAAAGCATACAATTTGGAACAAAGGTCATATACAAGAATTTTTAGCTTTACGAAGAGAACCAGGTTATAGAAATTACAGGAAAAATTACACTATCATCCTTACAGCATTATTAACTGGAATGAGACGTGGTGAGGTGCTCGGATTACAGTGGGAGGATATAAACTTAAAGGAAAAGACTCTTACTATAAGGCGAATCCTTGATGACTTAAATAGTATTGAGGATCGAACCAAAACAGTAACTTCTACTCGAACTATAATTATCCCTGACCTCTTAGTGAGTGAACTTGAACAACATCTTCAATTCCAGATGAATGAAAAAGAGAACTATGAAAAGAATACTGGTAACACATATAACCCATATAATTTAGTGTTTTGTACCAGGAATGGCAAACCAACTACACCAGCAACGGTGACTAGGTTATTGAGGGTTCTAACAGACAAAAGCAACTTACCGAAAATAAGATTTCATGATCTTAGGCACTCGCATGCATCATTACTAGTACAAGAAAACCAAAATATTAAAGGTATTCAACAGAGATTAGGACATGCCAATATCTCCGAAACTTTAGATACGTACACCCAGGTTGGAATTGATATTCAGCAGCCACTTTCGGACAAATTTGACGAGTTGTTTACGGTGACTAAAATGTGA
- a CDS encoding helix-turn-helix domain-containing protein — protein MGKTDKVVMGVKEIMDALEVGRDKAYGILHSEEFHVIRVGSRLMVHKDVFESWLKGEGSRNKDWRNKDRRKK, from the coding sequence ATGGGCAAAACTGATAAAGTGGTAATGGGTGTAAAGGAAATTATGGATGCACTTGAAGTAGGAAGAGACAAAGCATATGGAATTCTACATAGTGAGGAATTTCACGTTATAAGAGTAGGAAGTCGATTAATGGTGCATAAAGATGTATTTGAATCATGGCTTAAAGGAGAAGGCAGTAGAAATAAAGATTGGAGAAATAAAGATAGGAGGAAGAAGTAG
- a CDS encoding type I restriction endonuclease subunit R: MAVTQDNERRFEEDIETYLLAHGGYSKGNQTGYDKEKAIDIKELISYIETTQEKEWNKYLRMYQSDAPDKLFKRLTQEINTNGLLHVLRQGINDRGVRLKVASFRPESSLNTEVIRSYEANRLTCTRQFSYSTENRNTIDMVLSLNGIPIVALELKNQIKGQSVENAKKQFMYDRDQRELCFQFNKRFLVYFAVDLYEAWMTTKLDGNKTFFLPFNQGSNGAGNVGGAGNPINEEGYATSYLWENVLQKDTLMDIIQRYLNLEGDVTKGRLIFPRFHQLDVVTKLVEDVRRNGSGENYLIQHSAGSGKSNSIAWLSYRLSSLHDTNNQGVFTSVIVVTDRRVLDNQLQATISGFDHTVGVVETIGEDKSSKDLRDAINDGKKIIITTLQKFPVIYEEINDNKGRRFAIIVDEAHSSQTGNSAKKLRTALADTEEALREYAEIEGEAEANVEDGEDQIVKELVSHGHHRNLSFFSFTATPKQKTLEMFGKRHPDGTFHPFHVYSMRQAIEEGFILDVLKNYMTYETSYRIAKETPDNPEIPTSKGVKAIRRFQSLHPHNLQQKTIVMVEQFRDITKNKIGGRAKAMVVTASRLHAVRYYHEFKRYIEKKGYDDLDILIAFSGVVNDGGVDYRETSMNKTKDGKSISENQLKSEFHNDFNVLIVAEKYQTGFDEPLLHTMFIDKKLSGVKAVQTLSRVNRTHPGKEDTFILDFVNTTEEIKEAFAPYFESTTLDEAIDVNLIYDIRTKIRNYRLYNDQEIEKFLKIYYKKGKQGDKDLGKMTSLLKPVLERYASLNEDEQYDFRISLRNLNKCYSYIIQVARMYDKALHKEYVFTSYLDKFIPKVTSTEISIEDKLKLEYYKLEQTFKGDITLNPNTVDGVLENPKNVGTGVKPVEDDDLLENIIKKINDKFQGSISESDRVIVATLYKAAKQDKKLKTSARNNDSQIFEQSIFPDFFHRSAMDNYEKSVNSFEKLFHDSVFYRSVMETVAKEVYRDLRNEN, from the coding sequence ATGGCGGTTACACAAGATAATGAAAGACGCTTTGAAGAGGATATCGAAACTTACCTATTAGCACATGGTGGATACAGCAAAGGGAACCAAACTGGATACGACAAAGAAAAAGCCATTGATATCAAAGAATTAATTTCATATATAGAAACCACTCAAGAAAAAGAGTGGAATAAATACCTTAGGATGTACCAGTCTGATGCACCAGACAAATTATTTAAACGATTAACTCAAGAGATTAACACCAATGGGTTATTACATGTATTGCGCCAAGGTATCAATGATCGTGGTGTAAGACTAAAAGTGGCATCATTTCGCCCAGAGTCTTCCCTTAATACAGAAGTAATTCGTTCATATGAAGCCAATCGACTTACTTGCACAAGGCAATTCTCGTATTCAACAGAAAATCGAAACACGATTGATATGGTCTTATCATTAAACGGGATTCCAATTGTTGCCCTTGAGTTAAAAAATCAAATCAAGGGCCAATCGGTTGAAAATGCTAAAAAGCAATTTATGTATGACCGTGATCAACGTGAATTATGTTTTCAATTCAACAAACGCTTCTTAGTATACTTTGCTGTCGATTTATATGAAGCGTGGATGACTACAAAGCTGGATGGAAACAAAACCTTCTTTCTCCCCTTTAATCAAGGCTCAAACGGGGCAGGGAACGTTGGAGGTGCTGGTAACCCTATAAATGAAGAAGGGTATGCCACCTCCTATTTATGGGAGAACGTACTTCAAAAAGATACACTAATGGATATCATTCAACGATACCTTAATCTCGAAGGGGATGTAACAAAAGGTCGGTTAATTTTCCCTCGTTTTCATCAATTAGACGTGGTAACTAAACTTGTTGAGGATGTACGGAGAAATGGTAGTGGCGAAAATTACCTGATACAGCATAGTGCCGGTTCAGGAAAGTCAAACTCAATCGCTTGGCTATCTTACCGTTTATCAAGTTTACATGATACAAATAATCAAGGTGTCTTCACATCGGTTATTGTTGTAACAGACCGAAGAGTGCTGGACAACCAATTGCAAGCAACGATCTCAGGTTTTGATCACACGGTTGGAGTCGTTGAAACTATAGGAGAAGATAAAAGTTCCAAAGATCTTCGAGATGCAATTAACGATGGAAAGAAAATTATTATCACTACGTTACAGAAGTTTCCGGTAATTTATGAAGAGATTAATGACAATAAAGGTCGGAGATTTGCCATCATTGTAGATGAGGCTCATTCCTCCCAGACTGGTAATAGTGCAAAGAAGCTACGTACAGCCTTGGCGGATACAGAAGAAGCGTTAAGAGAGTATGCAGAAATTGAAGGGGAAGCAGAGGCGAACGTAGAAGATGGTGAAGACCAAATTGTAAAAGAGTTGGTAAGTCATGGTCATCATCGCAATTTGAGTTTCTTTTCATTCACGGCCACACCTAAACAAAAGACCTTAGAGATGTTCGGGAAACGTCACCCTGACGGAACCTTCCATCCCTTTCATGTGTATAGTATGCGCCAAGCGATTGAAGAAGGATTTATCTTGGATGTCTTAAAAAATTATATGACCTACGAAACATCGTACCGAATTGCGAAAGAAACACCTGATAACCCTGAAATTCCGACATCAAAAGGTGTGAAAGCGATTCGTCGATTCCAATCATTACATCCTCACAACTTACAACAAAAAACGATTGTCATGGTCGAACAATTTAGAGATATCACCAAAAATAAAATTGGTGGTAGAGCGAAAGCAATGGTGGTAACCGCTTCTCGTTTGCATGCGGTTCGTTACTATCACGAATTTAAGCGGTATATTGAAAAGAAAGGCTATGATGATTTAGACATTTTGATTGCCTTCTCAGGTGTGGTCAATGATGGCGGGGTCGATTATCGAGAAACGAGTATGAACAAAACGAAAGATGGGAAAAGCATCTCTGAGAATCAGTTAAAAAGTGAGTTTCACAACGATTTTAATGTGCTGATTGTGGCAGAGAAGTACCAAACGGGATTTGATGAACCTCTTTTACATACGATGTTCATTGATAAAAAGTTATCTGGTGTAAAAGCTGTTCAAACATTGTCTCGTGTGAACAGAACTCATCCAGGTAAAGAGGATACGTTCATCCTTGATTTTGTAAATACGACAGAGGAGATCAAAGAAGCTTTTGCACCATACTTTGAATCTACTACTCTTGATGAAGCGATTGATGTGAACTTGATTTATGATATTCGAACGAAGATCCGAAACTATAGATTATACAATGATCAAGAAATTGAAAAATTCTTGAAGATTTATTACAAAAAAGGGAAACAAGGGGATAAAGACTTAGGGAAAATGACCAGTCTTTTAAAACCTGTTCTAGAACGATATGCTAGTTTAAATGAAGACGAACAGTATGATTTTAGAATTTCTCTTCGGAATTTAAACAAATGTTACTCCTACATCATACAAGTTGCTAGGATGTATGATAAGGCTCTTCACAAGGAATATGTTTTCACGTCGTATCTTGATAAGTTTATTCCGAAAGTAACTTCAACAGAAATCAGTATTGAAGATAAACTCAAATTGGAATACTACAAATTGGAACAAACTTTTAAAGGTGATATCACTTTAAATCCTAATACGGTGGACGGTGTACTAGAAAACCCTAAAAACGTAGGCACTGGTGTGAAACCAGTTGAGGATGATGATCTACTTGAAAATATCATAAAAAAAATTAATGATAAATTTCAAGGAAGTATTAGTGAAAGTGACCGAGTGATTGTAGCTACCTTATATAAGGCCGCTAAACAAGATAAGAAGTTGAAAACTTCGGCTAGAAACAATGACTCTCAAATTTTTGAACAAAGTATATTTCCTGATTTCTTTCACCGAAGCGCAATGGATAACTATGAAAAATCGGTGAATTCCTTCGAAAAATTATTCCATGATTCTGTTTTTTATCGGTCGGTTATGGAGACAGTCGCAAAGGAAGTATATAGAGATCTTCGAAATGAAAACTAA